The following are encoded together in the Bactrocera neohumeralis isolate Rockhampton chromosome 6, APGP_CSIRO_Bneo_wtdbg2-racon-allhic-juicebox.fasta_v2, whole genome shotgun sequence genome:
- the LOC126760964 gene encoding uncharacterized protein LOC126760964, whose product MRSTAPAATNTRKPNPLQDDDLSELTKREILFWARKLKLSPSELFTLSKHELEYHLERAQQEDLEEEQRQNQFAKWEMLSEMKRFLLEEQHKERLRGGGTGATPNRRTIWDILCTAVSEIESMYAHRQAYADSSADSCPYSDTGGSSSYATSSFGGFEPPQVPNMCSTMYEMHPDDSQCTPPDFPSTFTATPISFGRSQQNCERQSRPLNATYNLNAANATYNACAARNASRSPVRGAAPNSTYNTCAPRNVTYNMPLATNDIYSNACPSAGNTTYNMPSGANATYDVCRPQAANATYNVPNYAPNATHNIPSCPANATYNVPRSAQNATYNIPQRAPNATFNVPRCAPNATYNVPRPTPNVTYSVPRCAPNATYNVSQARTATQARCPNGTFNVSRGGNRTFNASPQRGNVTFNVCPRSGGAGATPSFCPNPAMASTPKNCPRTGQPPYFRNYTDYWLTFSGMGIAEASQSVSYDMFSDNKSMVRAAARTYSIPHRSKSCPPIGRTNSPQFGYSSGVSIPCPRGATRATSPMRCSSPVQAIAAVNYGMSPVARPPADRYNGGPRRLCRRNANNDFCDCARRSRSVPPRCCF is encoded by the coding sequence ATGAGATCCACCGCTCCTGCTGCGACAAATACGAGAAAACCGAATCCGCTGCAAGATGATGATCTCTCCGAACTAACCAAAAGGGAAATACTCTTTTGGGCGCGCAAACTCAAACTATCGCCGTCAGAGCTATTTACGCTCTCCAAACATGAACTCGAGTATCATCTGGAACGGGCACAGCAAGAAGATCTTGAGGAGGAGCAGCGACAAAACCAGTTTGCGAAATGGGAGATGTTGTCGGAGATGAAACGTTTTTTGCTCGAAGAGCAGCATAAGGAGCGTTTAAGAGGCGGTGGAACGGGAGCAACACCGAACCGGCGCACAATTTGGGATATTTTATGCACTGCCGTCAGCGAAATCGAATCTATGTACGCCCATAGGCAAGCGTATGCGGATAGCAGCGCCGATTCGTGCCCATACTCGGATACCGGTGGTTCTAGTAGTTACGCAACGTCATCCTTCGGCGGTTTTGAACCGCCACAGGTGCCGAATATGTGCTCGACAATGTATGAAATGCATCCCGACGACTCACAATGTACGCCGCCAGATTTTCCCTCCACATTTACGGCCACACCAATCAGTTTTGGGAGATCCCAGCAAAATTGTGAAAGGCAATCGCGGCCTTTGAACGCCACCTACAATTTGAATGCGGCAAATGCAACGTATAATGCGTGCGCCGCGCGGAATGCAAGCAGAAGTCCAGTACGCGGAGCTGCGCCGAATTCAACATACAACACCTGCGCGCCTCGTAATGTCACCTATAACATGCCACTTGCTACAAATGACATCTACAGCAACGCATGCCCGTCGGCGGGGAATACCACCTACAATATGCCAAGTGGTGCAAATGCCACATATGATGTATGTAGACCGCAAGCCGCGAACGCTACCTATAATGTGCCCAATTATGCGCCAAATGCTACCCACAATATACCGAGTTGTCCAGCAAACGCTACCTACAATGTACCGCGTTCCGCGCAGAATGCCACTTACAATATACCGCAACGCGCGCCGAATGCTACCTTCAATGTACCGCGTTGCGCGCCCAATGCCACCTACAATGTTCCGCGTCCTACACCAAATGTCACATACAGTGTGCCACGTTGCGCGCCGAATGCCACCTATAATGTATCGCAAGCTCGTACCGCCACACAAGCGAGGTGCCCCAATGGAACATTTAACGTGTCGCGTGGCGGTAATCGCACCTTCAACGCTAGCCCGCAACGCGGTAACGTTACTTTTAATGTGTGCCCCCGTTCGGGTGGTGCCGGTGCGACACCGAGTTTCTGCCCGAATCCCGCGATGGCATCCACACCGAAGAACTGCCCACGCACCGGTCAACCGCCTTATTTTCGCAACTATACCGATTATTGGCTGACATTCTCGGGCATGGGCATCGCCGAAGCGTCCCAGAGTGTGTCATATGACATGTTTAGCGACAACAAAAGTATGGTGCGTGCTGCGGCGCGCACTTATTCCATTCCACATCGCAGCAAGTCTTGTCCACCGATCGGGCGTACAAATAGTCCACAGTTCGGCTACAGTTCGGGTGTTAGCATACCATGCCCGCGTGGTGCCACGCGTGCAACCTCACCTATGCGCTGCTCCTCGCCAGTTCAAGCTATAGCAGCGGTTAATTACGGTATGTCGCCAGTAGCGCGGCCACCAGCTGATCGTTATAATGGCGGACCGCGTCGGTTGTGTCGCCGCAATGCGAATAATGACTTTTGCGATTGCGCACGTCGTTCGCGGAGTGTGCCGCCGCGTTGCTGCTTTTAA